The sequence GAAAAAGATCACCCTGGCCCACATTCACCAGTCACTGACCACCATGGAACCGGTTATCACCGTCGATCCAGCCATCGGCCAGAAAGCGCGGACAGCCCTGGAACGCATGCTGGCCGTGCCACGAAGCTAGAGCCCTAAAGACTGCGATAATCCCGGTAGTCGACCTCGCTCTTTTGACAATAGGCAACCGCCGCTTCCAGCGCCGCAATCATCTGCGGTTGATCATCAGGCAGCTTGCCGTCCAACGGCACAATGTTGGATACGTGGTCGTTGAGAAAACGGGAGCTCACCCGCAAACCCCTGACGATATCAAGTTCCTCCTCAACGCTCATCAGGGGTGAAATCAGCGTAAAGCTGCCCTCTTCAATCCACCGGGCTATGGGGGTTTTAGGAATCGGGGTCAGGGTCCGAACCCGGATAAAGTGAGGGTCTACCTCGTTCAAAACCCGCACCGTCCCCTGCCGATGCGCCATAGTATGCTCCACCCCACCGATACCCAGCAGCACATACATGGAACATTCAAAGCCCGCCTCTTTGCTCAGCCGGCCGGCGGCAATCATCTCCGCCGCGGTCGCCCCTTTACGGATCAGGGCCAAAACCTGGTCATCACCACTCTCCAGCCCTATATGGAGACGAGTCAGTCCGGCCTCACGGATAGCCTGCAGTTCTGTCAGTGGTTTCTTGGTCAGCGTTTTTGCCCGGGCATAGGAAGTCACCCACTCAAGGTGGGGAAAAACCCGGTACAGGTGTTCAAGGACAGCAACCAAATCAGCGGTTTTCAGCAGCAAGCTGTTGGAATCACCAAGAAAAGCCGTCCTGGCATGGGTGCCGTACACCTGCGGCATCAGATCAATATCTTTTTTTATCTCATCAACTGATTTACGGGCAAAAGAATACTTTTTATACATGGAACAAAAAGCACACTTGTTCCATGGGCAGCCGCGGGAAACCCGCAGCAACATGCTGTAGGCCTCGGAAGGCGGCCGATAGGGGGGGAAATCAAATTGCTCGATGGCTGATGATGGCATGGCAGTCCTACTCCTGTATGTTTTACCCGTTACGCACAATAACAATATAGGAACGATATACCAGAATGTCTATCCCGGCACAAGTACGCCGGTTCCGGTAAAAAAAACGAGCATCGTTATACTATGGTCAAGACTCACGACAGCAGACACTTGGGCATAATAACCGGCACACCGCAAGGCTTCACCACTTCATTCTGTATGGCTTATAAAGGCTGCCATTCAAAAATACTTTGGCTAAACTACTAACCTGTTTTTCCAATATCTCAGCGGGACACAGTTTTTTTTTTGCGATTTCCCAGAATTGGAGTTATGGGAAGTGAGAGTGCAGTAATCATTTGATATTTTCTTCCTCGGTCAAAGCAGAGAATCTATTTTTTAAGCATTTTCGAGCAGTTAGTCCTCTCTCAAAAAACTTCGTGAATGCATTTGCGAAGTTTTTTGAGCATTTATATTCGATATATCACCGAGCCCCCTGCCAAAGCTTAACAACGAAGCCGTTTTTCTTCAGGAATACCGTTTTTTCGAAAATTATCATAAGAAACCGGTTGATCAAAAGGAACCATCCTTAATTCATACTCAGGAATTGTTTTGTTTCTCCCTGTTCTTCGCAACCGTCCCCAATTTTCTTCCCCCATTTAGGCTTTTCGAACTCCTGCTGGTTTTTCCGCCAAACAAAGTTCAATTCCCGATTATATATCGTCTTGACATTATCTTCATAAAATTCTTCTTCCCCGGAATCGACGGCAACTTTTTTGGAGGTACCAATGAAAAAATTTTTACAAGGCTCTTCTTCGTGGTGTCGATCAGCCCAAGATTTTTTAAGCGAGATGGAGAAGAACGACTATGCCCCAGCAACAATCACCACCTACAAACTTCACTTGAGCAGACTTGTCCCCCTGGTTAACGGTAAAACAATCAAAGATATCAATGGCCATGATTTGAACGCGGCAATAAAAAAACTGAGAAAAATGTATCCGGGTTCGTACCAGAGGCCAAGTTCGGTGAATTTGCTCAAGAATTGTTGCAAGGCTTTTTTTAAATGGAAGTCGTCATATTGCAAGAGTGAAAATCCAGCTATGTTTATTCGTGCCAGAGGAGGTGTGATTTCTGAAACAATGCCGATTTTTCCAAAGGAAATACAGCGACTTCTCGAAACAATTCGAACCTCTGAAGACTTCTATAAAGAACGGGATGAGGCGCTTTTTGCAACCTATGCATATACCGGCTTGAGACGGGCTGAAGCCTTAACTCTCAGAATGGCGAATTATCAGAGTGAAAAAGCGTTGTTGAAAGTAGTTTCAAAGGGCGGAGGCAGCCGGTGGATTCCCGTCATTAAACCGCTCAAGGCAATACTTGACCGGTACCTTGACAATGGGAACCGGCAATCGAAGACGTGGTTCCTGTTCACGGGAAGAAGTAATACCCGCGCACTTTCCT comes from Candidatus Anaeroferrophillus wilburensis and encodes:
- a CDS encoding radical SAM protein, whose product is MPSSAIEQFDFPPYRPPSEAYSMLLRVSRGCPWNKCAFCSMYKKYSFARKSVDEIKKDIDLMPQVYGTHARTAFLGDSNSLLLKTADLVAVLEHLYRVFPHLEWVTSYARAKTLTKKPLTELQAIREAGLTRLHIGLESGDDQVLALIRKGATAAEMIAAGRLSKEAGFECSMYVLLGIGGVEHTMAHRQGTVRVLNEVDPHFIRVRTLTPIPKTPIARWIEEGSFTLISPLMSVEEELDIVRGLRVSSRFLNDHVSNIVPLDGKLPDDQPQMIAALEAAVAYCQKSEVDYRDYRSL
- a CDS encoding tyrosine-type recombinase/integrase; the encoded protein is MKKFLQGSSSWCRSAQDFLSEMEKNDYAPATITTYKLHLSRLVPLVNGKTIKDINGHDLNAAIKKLRKMYPGSYQRPSSVNLLKNCCKAFFKWKSSYCKSENPAMFIRARGGVISETMPIFPKEIQRLLETIRTSEDFYKERDEALFATYAYTGLRRAEALTLRMANYQSEKALLKVVSKGGGSRWIPVIKPLKAILDRYLDNGNRQSKTWFLFTGRSNTRALSCRQANNRFVKWRKISSLPEYLTIHSPPVSEFMTQKQE